A portion of the Oryzias melastigma strain HK-1 linkage group LG1, ASM292280v2, whole genome shotgun sequence genome contains these proteins:
- the sept3 gene encoding neuronal-specific septin-3 isoform X2, with protein MSDIVPPEVRPKPAVPAKPPNVGIPSPSSPFPPQAPGFGGGGTSAPPPSAIPVPIGSHGPSHGGSHVLGHPAPHGGGHPAPHTGGHGHGGSQSSGGGSTLLGYIGIDTIIEQMRKKTMKTGFDFNIMVVGHSGLGKSTLVNTLFKSQVSRKSAGWARDEKIPKTVDIKSVSHVIEEGGVKMKLTIVDTPGFGDQINNDNCWEPISKYINEQYEKFLKEEVNITRKKRIPDTRVHCCLYFISPTGHTLRQLDLEFMKRLSHSVNIIPVIAKSDTMTVEEKQEFKQRVRKELETNGIEFYPQKEFDDDMEDKSDNDKIREAMPFAVVGSDKEYQVNGKRVLGRKTAWGIVEVENPNHCEFAQLRDFLIRSHLQDLKEVTHNIHYETYRAKRLNENGGLHPICDTQESNL; from the exons ATGTCAGACATAGTTCCCCCAGAAGTTAGACCCAAACCAGCTGTTCCAGCCAAACCCCCCAATGTGGGCATTCCATCTCCATCCAGCCCCTTCCCGCCTCAAGCTCCAGGTTTCGGGGGCGGCGGCACCTCCGCTCCCCCTCCAAGTGCCATTCCGGTTCCCATCGGAAGCCACGGCCCGAGTCACGGCGGCAGTCATGTTTTAGGTCACCCCGCTCCCCACGGTGGAGGTCACCCCGCCCCCCACACCGGAGGTCATGGCCACGGAGGCTCCCAGAGCTCAGGGGGAGGGTCCACCCTGCTGGGATACATTGGCATCGACACCATCATCGAGCAGATGAGGAAGAAAACCATGAAGACAGGCTTTGACTTCAACATCATGGTTGTTG GCCACAGCGGCCTCGGGAAGTCCACTCTGGTGAACACCTTATTCAAATCCCAGGTTAGCAGGAAGAGTGCAGGATGGGCTCGGGACGAGAAGATCCCCAAAACTGTGGACATCAAGTCCGTCTCTCATG TGATCGAGGAGGGTGGTGTGAAGATGAAGCTGACCATCGTGGACACTCCAGGCTTTGGAGATCAGATCAATAATGACAACTG CTGGGAGCCCATCTCTAAGTACATCAACGAGCAGTACGAGAAGTTCCTGAAAGAGGAGGTCAACATCACCCGAAAGAAGCGCATCCCCGACACCAGAGTGCACTGCTGCCTCTACTTCATTTCCCCCACTGGACACAC GCTCCGGCAGCTGGACTTGGAGTTCATGAAACGGCTGAGTCACTCCGTCAACATCATTCCTGTTATCGCCAAGTCGGACACGATgactgtggaggagaagcaggagtTCAAACAGCGA GTCAGGAAGGAGCTGGAGACGAACGGCATCGAGTTTTACCCGCAGAAAGAGTTTGATGACGATATGGAGGACAAGAGCGACAACGACAAGATCAGA GAGGCCATGCCCTTCGCCGTGGTGGGGAGCGACAAAGAATATCAAGTGAATGGAAAACGAGTTCTGGGGAGGAAGACGGCCTGGGGAATCGTAGAAG TTGAAAATCCAAACCACTGTGAGTTTGCTCAACTGAGAGACTTCCTGATCAG GTCTCACCTCCAGGATCTGAAGGAAGTCACCCATAACATTCACTACGAAACGTACCGTGCCAAGAGACTGAACGAGAACGGAGGCCTGCACCCCATCTGTGACACCCAAGAGAGCAACCTGTAG
- the sept3 gene encoding neuronal-specific septin-3 isoform X1: MFHPGSVYVDMSDIVPPEVRPKPAVPAKPPNVGIPSPSSPFPPQAPGFGGGGTSAPPPSAIPVPIGSHGPSHGGSHVLGHPAPHGGGHPAPHTGGHGHGGSQSSGGGSTLLGYIGIDTIIEQMRKKTMKTGFDFNIMVVGHSGLGKSTLVNTLFKSQVSRKSAGWARDEKIPKTVDIKSVSHVIEEGGVKMKLTIVDTPGFGDQINNDNCWEPISKYINEQYEKFLKEEVNITRKKRIPDTRVHCCLYFISPTGHTLRQLDLEFMKRLSHSVNIIPVIAKSDTMTVEEKQEFKQRVRKELETNGIEFYPQKEFDDDMEDKSDNDKIREAMPFAVVGSDKEYQVNGKRVLGRKTAWGIVEVENPNHCEFAQLRDFLIRSHLQDLKEVTHNIHYETYRAKRLNENGGLHPICDTQESNL; this comes from the exons ATGTTCCACCCGGGCTCGGTGTATGTGG ACATGTCAGACATAGTTCCCCCAGAAGTTAGACCCAAACCAGCTGTTCCAGCCAAACCCCCCAATGTGGGCATTCCATCTCCATCCAGCCCCTTCCCGCCTCAAGCTCCAGGTTTCGGGGGCGGCGGCACCTCCGCTCCCCCTCCAAGTGCCATTCCGGTTCCCATCGGAAGCCACGGCCCGAGTCACGGCGGCAGTCATGTTTTAGGTCACCCCGCTCCCCACGGTGGAGGTCACCCCGCCCCCCACACCGGAGGTCATGGCCACGGAGGCTCCCAGAGCTCAGGGGGAGGGTCCACCCTGCTGGGATACATTGGCATCGACACCATCATCGAGCAGATGAGGAAGAAAACCATGAAGACAGGCTTTGACTTCAACATCATGGTTGTTG GCCACAGCGGCCTCGGGAAGTCCACTCTGGTGAACACCTTATTCAAATCCCAGGTTAGCAGGAAGAGTGCAGGATGGGCTCGGGACGAGAAGATCCCCAAAACTGTGGACATCAAGTCCGTCTCTCATG TGATCGAGGAGGGTGGTGTGAAGATGAAGCTGACCATCGTGGACACTCCAGGCTTTGGAGATCAGATCAATAATGACAACTG CTGGGAGCCCATCTCTAAGTACATCAACGAGCAGTACGAGAAGTTCCTGAAAGAGGAGGTCAACATCACCCGAAAGAAGCGCATCCCCGACACCAGAGTGCACTGCTGCCTCTACTTCATTTCCCCCACTGGACACAC GCTCCGGCAGCTGGACTTGGAGTTCATGAAACGGCTGAGTCACTCCGTCAACATCATTCCTGTTATCGCCAAGTCGGACACGATgactgtggaggagaagcaggagtTCAAACAGCGA GTCAGGAAGGAGCTGGAGACGAACGGCATCGAGTTTTACCCGCAGAAAGAGTTTGATGACGATATGGAGGACAAGAGCGACAACGACAAGATCAGA GAGGCCATGCCCTTCGCCGTGGTGGGGAGCGACAAAGAATATCAAGTGAATGGAAAACGAGTTCTGGGGAGGAAGACGGCCTGGGGAATCGTAGAAG TTGAAAATCCAAACCACTGTGAGTTTGCTCAACTGAGAGACTTCCTGATCAG GTCTCACCTCCAGGATCTGAAGGAAGTCACCCATAACATTCACTACGAAACGTACCGTGCCAAGAGACTGAACGAGAACGGAGGCCTGCACCCCATCTGTGACACCCAAGAGAGCAACCTGTAG
- the serhl gene encoding serine hydrolase-like protein isoform X2, whose product MIQALKSVRLMSSSSVKQAVSELSVPVPWGEIRGKVWGPEHGSPVLCLHGWADNCGTFNTLLPLLPKDRRYVAMDLAGHGCSSHRPPGVLYSFPSYVLDVRRVVEALRWTRFSIIGHSMGGNVGGMFSALYPEMVESLVLLDSYGFFPTETKEMSRVLRQGLDEMIEYEKTMEDKKTRVYTYEKAVERLMVGNKSLTEESAKILLERGLTQAEEGVMFSRDFRINLKNVVRISLDQSLELLSKIQASVLVVLAEDGFEKMFSDSKQSKFTSALLQAYRDRNHAVVTVPGDHHVHLNNPENVAPLLSDFLQTKVLPHSSQLTDGADG is encoded by the exons ATGATACAAGCGTTAAAAAGCGTCCGACTCATGTCATCGAGTTCCGTGAAACAAGCAG TTTCAGAGCTCTCTGTCCCGGTCCCATGGGGAGAGATCCGGGGTAAAGTGTGGGGTCCTGAACACGGCAGCCCGGTTCTGTGCCTGCATGGCTGGGCTGATAACTGCGGCACCTTCAACACCCTTCTCCCTCTGTTACCCAAAG ACCGCAGGTACGTGGCCATGGACCTGGCGGGTCACGGCTGCTCCTCCCATCGTCCTCCTGGCGTTCTGTACTCCTTTCCCTCGTACGTGTTGGATGTTCGCAGAGTCGTTGAAG CGCTGCGGTGGACCAGATTCTCCATCATAGGCCACAGCATGG gTGGAAACGTAGGAGGAATG TTCAGCGCTCTGTATCCTGAGATGGTGGAATCCCTGGTACTCCTGGACTCCTACGGTTTTTTCCCCACAGAGACG AAAGAAATGTCCCGAGTGTTGAGGCAGGGGCTGGACGAGATGATCGAGTATGAGAAAACCATGGAGGACAAGAAGACAAGAGTTTATACTTATGAGAAGGCTGTTGAAAG GCTGATGGTTGGAAACAAGAGTTTGACTGAAGAGTCTGCAAAAATCCTTCTGGAGAGAGGTTTAACTCAAGCTGAAGAAG GGGTGATGTTCTCCAGGGACTTTCGAATAAATCTG AAAAACGTAGTCCGCATCAGTTTGGACCAGAGTCTGGAGCTGCTCTCCAAGATCCAAGCTTCTGTGCTGGTGGTGCT AGCAGAAGACGGCTTTGAGAAGATGTTTTCTGATTCAAAACAGAGCAAGTTTACGTCGGCACTTCTTCAAGCCTACAGGGACCGAAAT caTGCTGTGGTGACGGTTCCAGGCGACCACCACGTCCACCTGAACAATCCAGAGAACGTTGCTCCGCTGCTGTCGGACTTCCTCCAGACCAAAGTGCTCCCACATTCATCCCAACTGACAGATG GTGCAGATGGGTGA
- the serhl gene encoding serine hydrolase-like protein isoform X1, whose translation MIQALKSVRLMSSSSVKQAVSELSVPVPWGEIRGKVWGPEHGSPVLCLHGWADNCGTFNTLLPLLPKDRRYVAMDLAGHGCSSHRPPGVLYSFPSYVLDVRRVVEALRWTRFSIIGHSMGGNVGGMFSALYPEMVESLVLLDSYGFFPTETKEMSRVLRQGLDEMIEYEKTMEDKKTRVYTYEKAVERLMVGNKSLTEESAKILLERGLTQAEEGVMFSRDFRINLKNVVRISLDQSLELLSKIQASVLVVLAEDGFEKMFSDSKQSKFTSALLQAYRDRNHAVVTVPGDHHVHLNNPENVAPLLSDFLQTKVLPHSSQLTDGLNSKL comes from the exons ATGATACAAGCGTTAAAAAGCGTCCGACTCATGTCATCGAGTTCCGTGAAACAAGCAG TTTCAGAGCTCTCTGTCCCGGTCCCATGGGGAGAGATCCGGGGTAAAGTGTGGGGTCCTGAACACGGCAGCCCGGTTCTGTGCCTGCATGGCTGGGCTGATAACTGCGGCACCTTCAACACCCTTCTCCCTCTGTTACCCAAAG ACCGCAGGTACGTGGCCATGGACCTGGCGGGTCACGGCTGCTCCTCCCATCGTCCTCCTGGCGTTCTGTACTCCTTTCCCTCGTACGTGTTGGATGTTCGCAGAGTCGTTGAAG CGCTGCGGTGGACCAGATTCTCCATCATAGGCCACAGCATGG gTGGAAACGTAGGAGGAATG TTCAGCGCTCTGTATCCTGAGATGGTGGAATCCCTGGTACTCCTGGACTCCTACGGTTTTTTCCCCACAGAGACG AAAGAAATGTCCCGAGTGTTGAGGCAGGGGCTGGACGAGATGATCGAGTATGAGAAAACCATGGAGGACAAGAAGACAAGAGTTTATACTTATGAGAAGGCTGTTGAAAG GCTGATGGTTGGAAACAAGAGTTTGACTGAAGAGTCTGCAAAAATCCTTCTGGAGAGAGGTTTAACTCAAGCTGAAGAAG GGGTGATGTTCTCCAGGGACTTTCGAATAAATCTG AAAAACGTAGTCCGCATCAGTTTGGACCAGAGTCTGGAGCTGCTCTCCAAGATCCAAGCTTCTGTGCTGGTGGTGCT AGCAGAAGACGGCTTTGAGAAGATGTTTTCTGATTCAAAACAGAGCAAGTTTACGTCGGCACTTCTTCAAGCCTACAGGGACCGAAAT caTGCTGTGGTGACGGTTCCAGGCGACCACCACGTCCACCTGAACAATCCAGAGAACGTTGCTCCGCTGCTGTCGGACTTCCTCCAGACCAAAGTGCTCCCACATTCATCCCAACTGACAGATGGTCTGAATTCTAAGTTATAG